From the genome of Electrophorus electricus isolate fEleEle1 chromosome 14, fEleEle1.pri, whole genome shotgun sequence:
GAAATGTACTGTCAGAAAGGGACCTCTGAGCTGTAGAAGGAGACAGTTCTGGCAGTTCTGGAATCTCAAAGTCAGCCTCTggaaaacagtacagtgtgtaAATGCGGAAGGATGACGGTATTATAAGGGGGGGTTGGTGTAAAAATCTGATCTGTGTAAATCCATTTCCCAGTTGTgtagttctgcagtaccttcaGGGAACAGAGTCTTGGAGTACTGGATAAGTGGTTCTATAATTGTCACGACCTGAACAGAGGAGGCTGATGCCATGTCCAGTAAGGAGGTCtccctggggggtggggtgaacagtttaaatattacatttaacacTTCTTGATCACCTATTAAGTAGCAACCTCTGGTGAAGTGAAATactgtgcccgtgtgtgtgcgtgtcataCTGACCCCTCAGTACGAGGCCATAGCAGGTTAGGTCCAAGCACTATTGCAATATTACTGGGAGTCATTCGGTTCACTGCCTGCTGCTCTGATAAACACGCCAGGAACTGAATAAGGTATCTGAGCCAAGGAGGAagtggataaaagtgttagtCTTTACAACTCCATTGAAGTTCAACAGATGAGAGTTTCAGGAGAACTCACCGAAGGTTGTTGTAGTTTTCTGAAGGTAGTTTTTGCAATACAGCTCGCAATTTCTCCAATTTATCCTCTAATTCCTTCTCTCTTAAAAACAGAGTTAGGGACATGGACTTGCCATCTCATTTTGGTAttaatgcatgcatgtacatgaaCAGTAAATGCATACTTCGAATATAATTTACTTCCAACCACCGAGGAACTTACCCTGCTGCTTTGAACCAGTCATTATAGAGTTCAAACGTCATCAGTGGTTCCGGCAGCTCTCTCAAGTAAGACTTCAGTGCACCTACCCAGGCATTCAGGAGCGGTCAACATGTCAATATAGATGTGCAATGATTTGGTTAGAGCAGACATTAAACCAATGAACAAAACCATTTATGCAATGATTACAATGTTATTGTGGAACTTTCACTTTTATTCACATGGTATGTGCTTCCCCTCCAAACCCTAGCTACCCATATACCTCAGACATACTACATAGCTCACATCACAAACTCATACCCTACCAGACTGTAGGGCCAAAATATATACTAACTCATGTAATATGTCGTGCACAAAAAATATTGGTGATAACCAATCTGCATCTGAGTGAGAAGTGGCTGAGGATGATGGAGCTGGTGACATATGCATGATACAGTATGTTGTCAAATGTATCCTGACTGCTGTGGCCCTCTGACCTGCTACAGCATGAGGGTCAGCATTGAACTCTGCTTGGTCCACTGTCCCAGAGTCCAGGCTAAATTTCAGCTTCTTCACCATCGAGGCAGCAGCAGCTAGTCGGAACAGTCCCTGGGTGGATCCGAAAAGCCATAATAGGTCatggtgggggcggggggggggggggggggggtgaatgtgTGTAGGCGAGCCTAGGCATGTATGAGATGAGGCGTCTTGCACGTACAAATATAGCATTgactaaaaacacaaacaggttGCTTTTAAATGAATAGCTGTATTAGCATTTGGGGTAAAGTATTCTTTTTAATGTGGCATTTGTCATTGTGTACATGTGGTTTCATGTGTGCGttcatgtgcttgtgtgcttgtgtgtgtgtgtgtgtgtgtgtgttaagcccCTGCCTCACCTCTTCTCGTAGTCCTGTGCGCAGCAGCATGTTAACACACTCCTGAATGGGTAGCGCGATCTCTTGGTTGCAGCTCTTCAGATGTGAGAGCAGTGGCTCCCCATACACTTTCCCTGTAGAGGCTCCCAGTTGGggctctgtttacacacacacacatacgcatgtaTGTACGTGAATATAGTTTTAATGAAGAGAAGTGTGAATCGAGAGAAGTCCTAAAAagaatgtcatgaaatggttctATCTGCTACTTAAAAGGGTCTAAAACCTGTTCCAAAATActtttgcattttatgtttcaTCTGAAGAACCATCAGATCTCTGAGCCCTACTCTTGAGCAGCAGACAGGGACTTGAGTCCGTGTATTGATAATTTcatgtgtgaggtgtgagaCTAGCTACTGCACCACTCCTACCTTGTGCAAAAACTTACAGGGAATTCTATACTAGGATTATGAATATGGTATTTAAACTACTAGCCATTCATTAACTACTTATAATTAAAACTCAGCAAACCTGTCTGtaatttctttgttgttgttgttaaaaatGGACGTTTCTGTTAAAGAAAAACTCACCTGTTTGGCTGTGACTTTCCTTGAGCTCAGTGATATTTTTTTCCAAGAATTCATAGGCAGCTTTGTGATATTCAGCCTGGAGTTCTAAAAGCTACAGGGAGAAAACAGTAAGTAaactgcagctttacacattTCACATACCATCTACACCAAAACTGTACAGTACTCACGCGAGTGAAGTAACTGGCATACTCATCTTCTTTTGTGGCAAAATGGTATAGGTCTGCTGAATACTGATCCTATGAATGGAAACTAACATTACTTCTGCCATTATGAACACTGTCTAAGGTGGCAAATATGGCTTTTCACTTTGTAAAGGGAAGCACACACCAGAAGCCCATACAAATGAAGTGATCTATCCCATGCTACTGAAGTGATCCATCCCATACTACTGAAGTGATCCATCCCATGCTACTGAAGTGATCCATCCCATGCTACTGAGGTGATCCATCCAATACTACTGAAGTGATCCATCCCATACTACTAAAGTGATCCATCCCATACTACTAAAGTGATCTCTCACCTTGATTGTCTCCAGTCTCTTCCAGGCTTCCTCCATTTCCTCTCTCAGTCCGTCCTGCTTGGCCTGGGGACCGGTACTAGTCTGGGACCTGAATATACGAGAAAATATCAGGGGAAGCTCAGGCTTGCAAAGAGCTGCACCCATGCAAGCAAAACAGCACCTGCCCTAGCAACGTTGGGCCGACATAACATTTACCTGCTCCGTGCATTGTTCCAGTCTGTTGTGAGTTTGGCAAACTGCCTTTTGTTCTTCAAAATTTCAGGAAGGTCTTCCTGATCAGAGACAATACGGTTTCAGTGAAGTCAGTGGTTGCGGGATAATGTGGAGGAAATATGACCAAAGGGATACAGCGTGAGCCGTTACCTCGCTGAGTTTATTTAGAGGCTCCAGGACATCTTTTTCCAGTTTCATTTCAAAGTCAGCCAGCGTTTGTGCTAAAAGATTTTGCATGAAGCAGCACATTTCCAGAACTTTCCTGCAGAGATGCAAGGACCAGGTGTCATTAAGGAATTTATGGTGCTCTTTTTTGTCTCACTAACCTCAGTGAGTTACACAGACCATACACTACTAAATATTATAGCCTCTCCTTACCACTCAGCTCAACTTTCACTATAAAGcccataaacacagaacagggTCTTTTTTTAACTCAATTAAATGACTGTCAGGGTGTCCATGAAAACTCACCTAATAGTGGAATCGCCATCAAAATCTTTAAAGCTCTCAGCCATACTGACTGAGAGCATCATGAGGGGTAGCTTTTTCTGTTAGCCATCATGAAGGGAGAAAAGGTTAAgatacaaacatgcatacatattaTGCCTTTAGGTCTGATGTAAACATGCATTAAGCAAGTGTCAACTTTTTTAAGCAAGTGAGCTTGTCTGCTCAAATCCATTAGGTGGTTGTGTGTAATGGAGTGAATTCTTGTATGAATTAATGAGTTCTTGTATAACAGGACAGAGAAAAAGGGAGGTTCACCATGCGTCTGTCTGGCTCCAGCCCCTGTGGACTCTGTAAGCAGCCTATCAGCTTCTTGTGAATGATCTGGGCAGCTTTCTTGGTTGGCTCGATACGTTGCTCGACCTTCAAACAGCCACACGCACACTCATCACCCGGTGActtacaaaaattattttctctgattgtgtgtgtgtgcgcgcgtgtgtgtgggtggctggcTACCGGTAGTAGCTTGTGCAAtctataacaaaaaaaaagggtaaTAAACATAAAGCAGTTAGAAAATAACTCACCAAAACCAGGTCCTCAGACAGTAGGTCAGTTGCATCTTGGGACCTTCCATTGTAGGAGGAgttgaagaaaaatgtatatatcaAGGTTCTTACAAGATCAATCCTACAGCACCACTTATTCAACTCAATATTAGCACCTTATTTGTGatatgaacaaaaacaagttaaaataaactgtataaCATAACATGAGCAACAATCATCTTTAATAAACAGGAGTTCTTATTTTATCTATAAACTGATCACTTTGTTATCCATCAAATTAGCAATGGCCTTTCCTATTCATACTGACGTCATACAAGTCTGGTATCAATTAACTATATGTACAAAGTGAGAAAATTGGGCAATCTGTGTTCACACCATCAATTTGTAGCAAGCAGCCCTTCCGTTGTATCATAGAGGCAAAATGTGCATCCTAAAATTAGAGAGTAAGGGGTCTGTGGTTATGAAGCTGGCCAGAGAGAACGGAGAGGAAGTGCGCTGAGGACTGAAACGGTGTTACAGGGCATTTGCTCTGTGCCTTTCACTTCTCAAGCAAACAGCATGCCAAGGTTATGAACTCATGGCTTAGCCCaaccaaaacacagcagtaatGTCCCCACTGTGTGTCCCCTCATGCCGTGCACCAGCGTAACACTCTGGGAGCACACGTACCTGGTACTGCAGGTGCTTAGACTGTACATTATTTCAAACATGTCTgggaacaaaaaaacattcaagcGAAACCACTCGCATCAAAGAGGATGCCACTCCCTGTTTACTGGGTCACGCTGCTGTCACCTCAGGTGTCTGGTTTGACGTTTTGCACGAGCAAGTGCAGATGGATGCAAGACGTTATCTGGAGGCTACTCTCTGAAAAGAGATCCTGTTGAAACTTTCTTGGTTTTGGCATCTATGGCTGAAACATCAGCACATGAATAGGCATATTGAGGTTGTAGCCAAACCAGCTGGAGGGCAGATTGCAGCTTGTAAAATTCAGCGCCATATTTCTTTTGCTTGATCTACAAGAAATGGTGAAAGGCTAAACCAGTTTCATTAtcactgttaatgtttacaCAACTGAAGGTTGCAGTGAGTTGTGCAGTGGGCGGCGGTCTCAGCATCGGTGGATGCTTTGTTCTGCTCGAGCCCTGTAGACCTGCCTTTGATGAGTTTAATAGCACATTGCAAATATCAGATTCAGCAGAACAGGATGcagaagattttttttgtgtgtgtgtgtgtgcagactgcAGACCCTGCAGCCTACCACAATTAGCAGCTCAGCACTGCCAGTGCATTGTAGCATAGCTCCAAATTCACAGTATTTCAAACAATAACTACAATAGACTTATTAATAAAACACCTTGGATTTGGATCTATATGGGCTTTGCTCATATTAATCCACAGAAAGTTCACAGGTTTTCTATGTGGGGAGGCTGAGGAAAGCCTCATATTGACACTGGAATCCCAATCAGAAGTCACGAACATGGTGTCAGCTTTAGTGTGAACCTGAGTGTGAACATGAGGTTTTACTTTACATCAGCATATGAGACTATATAACTAGAGTTATCTAACAAGTACTGCTTTAATACATACATTCAAAACATGTTAACACCAAGTTCATATCAAGAAGTTAATTTAAAAGTTCAGTAAACATGTAAGTCACTAAGACATACCCTACCACACTGTAAATGTCATATGAGAATACTTACTTCCCCACATTTCCAAACTGCTTTAGAAGGCTAAACTGCTTAAGCATGATTATGATGGTTAGCTTCCTCTGTAACCAACTTGAAGTCCTTGTTCTTAAGTAGGGTTAGAATCTCTTCACTTTCATGTGATATTACTCTATGATTCAGATAAATAGGGAAAACAATGTCGTTCAGAGTTCTCCATTTGAAACACTTACGATCGACCTCGATATATGCACACGCCTCATAAAAAGAGGAAGTCACAGCATGCATTCAGGGAAGGAGGTCTGCGCATCAAGCAGCGAAACTCTTGCAGACCTATCTGCCTACTCTGAAAACAGAACTAAAATCACACTTCagtataaatcatttttaagcAGATTCTTACCAAAAGCTGTCATTACACTGATGAAGTTGACTGACATAAGGCACAAGCGACATTTGATCAAATATATCAGTTGTCACCGTCTAGACAGTCACTCATTCAAAACACTCAACTTCATACGATTGCAGAGCCAGGAATTGTTTATGACAGTCATTGCTTCATGAGTCTCATTGCTAATACCTCCATGTAATTATGCACATCATTTCCATCCCCAAAATTATTCTATTTAAAGAAGTCACTGTTTTTCATTGGAAAATGGGGTGGAAAATTACCTATGTGTGTGCGGTGCATTGTTATGATAGCTCATGAAATAAGAAGTACAGTGGCTTTCAAAAGCAGATGTAAGATTTCATGGGTTAAGGGATAAACTGTATAGCCCAAAGTTTGTGGACACCCATTATGTGACCTTGTTGCACATACCATCCCAGAACCACGGGCACTTATATGGAGTTGGCCATTACTTTGCAGCTATAATTGCCTTCACTCTTCCgagaaggctttccacaagacTTCGGAGCCTGTCTGTGGGAATATGTGCCTagtcaaaagagcatttgtggTTTCAGACACTAATGTTGGACTGTCTCACAATCGATGTTCCAATTTAATCCCAAAAGTATGTGATGGAATGGAGGGCAGGGCTCCGTGCAGGCCCTGAACATCCTCCATACCAAACTCATcaaccatgtctttatggaaCTTGCTTTTTGCACTGGGGCACACGAGTGTTTGATCAAACTGTTggcacaaagttggaagcatataaccgtctaaaatgtctttatatgcTGTATCTGAAACCAAGGGGCCTAGCCAAACCCTGAAAGACAGTGCCAGATCATTATCCATGAAACTTTATTGTACGCATTCTGGCAGGTAGTGCTCTCTTGGCATCTCCCAAAGCCAGTTATTCATCACTCCAGAAAACAGGTTTCTGCTGCCACAGTCCAGCCTGCTTTATGCCACTCCAGCCAATGCTCAGCATTGTGCATAATGATCCTAGGCTTGTTAGCCATCGAAACCCATTTTACAAAACTACTGACATGGAGTTCCTAcgctgatgttgcttccagaaaTAATTTGGAACTTTCTAGTGAATGTTGCCACAGTGGTTAGGCAATTCCATAAGCAGCTTGCAGACCCAAACTGAGTTTGTGAGATCTGTTGCTTCCTGGCTGAAATGCAGTCGCTCCTATTTATGCACATTTCCCAACAATTGCACTTACCATAAACCAGGATTAATTGACCAAAGCAGAGACTTCAAGAAAACTGATATGTGGCAAATATGGTTAATTCTAGCAGTTTGTGTCTGGAGATTATATGGCTTTATACTTGATTTCATGCCGTTGTTAGAATAGAATGTGGCTGACATGCAAATTCAATAACTACGAATGTCTACATTTTTTGAGCCAATAGTTATTCAGACTAAACACTAGAACAAATTTCAAAGGGGGTGCTCACACTCTCTGCGCATTCAGACCATTGCCAATCAGTGGTTAAAAGAGTAGATTTAGGAAACTGAATAACTGAATAAGCTTTAAAGCTGTAACAACTCCTGGCTgaagttttattaaaatattttatcaatgtAATACTATATTCAGTTATATTATGTTGTCAGTTTCAGGAGCGCTCTAGTGCACACAAGTCATTTAGTCCCAGCTCAAGGCTTCTGCGACTATACAGTGCACAacaatcaattttttttttacaaaactaTATGGACAGAAATCAACATACTAACGAATTTATTTCTATACAACATGTGAGTTTAGGGTAGACAAAAATGAATATTACTCTTCCCATCAATACCTCATATTGTGAGTacttttttaaatgctgaacactttacaaatattcaaaacacttttgtaaatATATACGTTTAAGAATGGAGCTGAATCTTGCATCACCTGCCGCCATGTAATATTGCTTTCCTGAACGTTCAAGGCAATTCAGGTCCCACCTACAGCCTGAAGCATACCAATACTTATACATGTGACATGTCCATGTTGAACGTgaacagtttaaataaaaacagaaaaagcaatttccagaaaaaaaaaagcaagtgcACAAGATAATTGTTAAGTAAACTCTGTTCTGTATTGAAGATATAAATGTTGTGTATACCATCAACATTATGAGTCAGTTGCTTATAAGTACTGCTTAGCTCCCCTTCAAAACTTAAACAGATTGTTTACATGTCAAAAGGATACCCACATACAATTATAACCTTCTTTGAATTATCATGAAAGCCTTGATGCATCTTGGAAAtgagaaattatttaaaaaaaaaataataataataatatcatggCAGATTAATTGAAAGGTCTCTGCTTATATGCAGCTTATTCATttgaggggggggaaaaaaaaaaaaaaaaaaaaaaaaaaaaaaaaaaaaaaaaaaaaaaaaaaaaaaaaaaaaagccttccaAAAACAGCTGgcacaggacagaacagaagcTGATTGGAGTTCTACAGGCGCTACAGGCTTGCTAGTGTTTCTCCTTTCACTACTCTACCCCACTCCACACCTGGAGAGGTCAGTAACAATACTATCCTGCGCAACTCTTGGACATCATCCCAACCAAAGGTATATTAAAACATATCAAAAGAGCAAATTTAAGAGCAAAGCAGCTTTAGGATCAGAGCACAGGGGAGGtgacggggggtggggggtggggtggggcgtggggggtggggggtgagggcTGAGGCACAAGCATGCCACGGTGTTGCTGATTACTCCCCGTCTCAGGGCCCAACCACAAACCAACAGGCTCCTGCCTTTGACCCCCACTTCTGTCCGACTCTGTCCAAACCTCTGTCCTGTCCCTCTGGGGTGAAAGAATGAATGGACAGTGTGTCTGGACACCCCTGAACTGTTTCCCTATTTAATTTCATTCCTTCCCTCCCCGCCAGCCCGGTCTTCAGGGGTGGGGAACAGGCTAACGTTTGGACTTGGCCTCCTGGGCTTCTTTTTCTATAACAgattcacaaaaaaaataagGGATATACATTAGAAAGATATCCCAGTATCAGGATTCAATAAATGGCAATGTTTTAGACTACAGCATAAGAGTTCTTCCTCCCCAACATATTCTAATTCTACAACAGAAAGTTTGTTAGCACTGTTTCTATGAGAGAAAATGTTAGTACAATGTGCACAATCGATCATAAAATAACGATTAGCTAATAGTGCTTTAAGGATGTGTATTTAGAAAAGATTTAGACTAAATATACTAACAAAGTCAACAGACTCGTGCGGTACAAACCAACAGAATTCTCAAAAAGGAAAAGGCAGTTAAGTCACCTTTTCTcagttcttctcttttctttgctGCCTCTTCTCGCTGTTTTTTAATGATAGCCAGTCTGGCAAGGTCAGCCCTGGCCTGCTCCGTTTTTCCTTCTAGATGCAGCTTCATGTAGCGCTCCTTGGCCTTCTGCTTCTCAATCTCCTCCCTGCCGCCAAAACATTAACGTTTTACGGCAGGATTAAAACTGATTGAACGTGAAGACATTCAAAGTCCAGTTTACACCCAGTTAAAATTTTAAGTTTGCCCTACAGCCATTTGCTTGGTACCTCTCTCTGCGCGAGAGCTCCTTTGGTGCTTCAACATCTACTTCAGAAGCTTTCTTGCTCTTCTGGGAAATGCGGTTAGGATTCTCAATTTCAATCAATCCTTCCACACCATTCCTTCTTTGACTCTGATAGGATACACAGGTTTTAAAACAATGCAGCCTGATCATCAGCACTTACCAATGTACAAGAAGCGGGTGCTCTActcaaaaataacaacaaaagccTCATAAGTAGCACTTACGTGTTCATCTTCACTGCTACTTTCCTCTTCTGATTCTGACAAACTTTCGTGTTCAGCATCACCGTTTTCTTCCTACAAACAAAATGATTATGCTTGAACACCTGGGAGATTTAAAACAAGTCAAACTAAGAAAGCCTTTTTAGTACACTTTAGACTCAAGCAAACTTTGGGGCAGATGAACGGCCAAAAGCATTAAACAGACTGACACTGACCATTTCCCTCTGTGCTCGCATCTGTCGGTCAATTTCCTCGGGATTGCTGAATTGTTTGCCACGGCCTTTGTGGCCTTTTTTACCTAAGAACACGCCAAACAGTGAACGtagaaaattaaaagaaatgcCTTAACTAATTGTAACCTTTATAACTCAAACACCTTTAGAAACTCATTAAAACAGAAACGCATTTCTGAATTTTGACGTTAggaaaaattataataaaacagaTACAGATAGATAAAACAAACTACGGTGCGATTCCAGAATAAAGACAGACGTGGCTGACCGGCAGCCGCGCGCATGGTGGCCTAGATAGCTAACGTTCCTGATCCATTAGCTAGCCATGTTAGCCAAATTGCGAGCTGCTAAATGTACAGAATTTTATTAACGGTGGCTTTCTAGCTGATTACTAATCGACGAAAAAGCAAATCTTTACTATTCGTCTGACAGGTTGGATAAATATCTCGATTAGCTACACGTTTGATACAGCTAAGCGCCTAGACATCAGGCTAACATGGACCCACATGTTATCTCCTTACCTCCTCTGGGCATGGTAATTATAGTTTGAAAACTCTGGGGAGATTCCGCGGACTAAAGTACAATTGTTAATCGTCGGGAATTAatagatatatttttttacgaagccttattattattattattattattttaaagagcaAGGGCCTTAAGATCTGGGTCTGTTAGAGGAACAATGTTGCCGCTTCCTGAGACGTGACGTTCCTGAAAACGGTGACGCAAACCTCAGCCAATCGCAATGAGTTTAAATTATAAGCTCTGATTTAAGCCAATAAACATCGGCGTTGAACTGACGTTAGCGAACACGTGACCTCATTGTACGCGCCTTGCCTCAGTAAGTCAAGGTCCTTAAAATGTTTCTGGCTGGTTGCTTGGTTGCACTGGTGCATTCCTCTTTGTGCTACTGAAAAGAGGGGAAA
Proteins encoded in this window:
- the sh3bp1 gene encoding SH3 domain-binding protein 1 encodes the protein MLKQFSLLKQFGNVGKSQDATDLLSEDLVLVEQRIEPTKKAAQIIHKKLIGCLQSPQGLEPDRRMKKLPLMMLSVSMAESFKDFDGDSTIRKVLEMCCFMQNLLAQTLADFEMKLEKDVLEPLNKLSEEDLPEILKNKRQFAKLTTDWNNARSRSQTSTGPQAKQDGLREEMEEAWKRLETIKDQYSADLYHFATKEDEYASYFTRLLELQAEYHKAAYEFLEKNITELKESHSQTEPQLGASTGKVYGEPLLSHLKSCNQEIALPIQECVNMLLRTGLREEGLFRLAAAASMVKKLKFSLDSGTVDQAEFNADPHAVAGALKSYLRELPEPLMTFELYNDWFKAAGEKELEDKLEKLRAVLQKLPSENYNNLRYLIQFLACLSEQQAVNRMTPSNIAIVLGPNLLWPRTEGETSLLDMASASSVQVVTIIEPLIQYSKTLFPEEADFEIPELPELSPSTAQRSLSDSTFPSSPTVSISKSGSSASSDVFGAGVIVQTGPLQRGSTVWENNGPAQNSQPPAQDPGPKRAPCQNQPRPKSEPPPQLQPQSQAATEVKTSGTPVPHSARPPHSPETTLKITIPFKPRKSFIQNKSNNKDSVIIYGKPKAPVAPSSQAGILPTPLPRSFPAGVHAVPEAELQVATKPQALPSPPASVPEGASQRKALGKRPKVPPPLPPQQLTKALPSSAE
- the pdap1a gene encoding pdgfa associated protein 1a; translation: MPRGGKKGHKGRGKQFSNPEEIDRQMRAQREMEENGDAEHESLSESEEESSSEDEHSQRRNGVEGLIEIENPNRISQKSKKASEVDVEAPKELSRREREEIEKQKAKERYMKLHLEGKTEQARADLARLAIIKKQREEAAKKREELRKEKEAQEAKSKR